GTTGCTGGACGCTCTCGCGTTGCTCTCCCATGGTCAGTCGTCGCCCCTCTCGTGAACGCTGCCGGTCCCTGCGGCACCGGGAGGCCGCCGGTGGGGCCTCGGTCCCAGGCGATGCCGTCTCACCCTCCCACCACGACGGGGACAGCGGGGCGACGTGTCGAATGGCGCGGGCCGCTTCCGGTTCGTCGTCTGTCGCGTCCCGTCGGTTCGAGGGCGGTCGCCTGTCGGGGCCAGCGGGCTGTCAGTCTGTCCGGTCGGTTCCTGTGAGGCGTTGGCAGTGTCGTTCATCACTTGACGTACTCGAACAGTTCGTCCACGGTGAGCACTGTCTCGGAGAGGCCGAGCTCCGACGCCAGGCGCGTGACGAAGGGTACTTTCACGTCTGTCCGTGCGAGCTGTTCCTCCTGACCGAAGACCGTTCGGACCGGCCCATCGAGCAGCAGGTCTCCCTGATTCAGGGCGAGAATCCGGTCGCCGTGGTCCCGGGCGAACTCGACGTCGTGGGTGATGACGACGACGAGCTTCCCCTCGTCGACCAGCATCTCGACCACGTCTCCGAGGAGGTCGATGCCGAGCACGTCCTGACTCCCGGTCGGTTCGTCGAGGGCGACGATTGGCGTGTCCATCGCGAGGACGGACGCGACGGCGATGTGCTTGCGCCGTGCGAGCCCGACGTCGTAGGGGTTCTTCTTCCGGATGTCGGTCAGGTCCATCTTCTGGATCGCGTCGTCGACCAGTTCGTCGATCCGGTCGCTGTCGTAGCCGAGGTTCTTCGGCCCGTATCTGACCTCCGCCTCGATGGAGTTGTGAAACAGCTGGTTGTTCGGGTTCTGGAAGGCGAGGGCCACCTCGCCGGCGAGTTCAGAGATGTTGTGGTCGGCAGTGTCCAACCCGTTGACCGTCGTCTTCCCCTCGCTCGGTTCGAGGAGCCCGTTGAGATGCTTCAGGAACGTCGACTTCCCGGCGCCGTTCTGCCCGATGACGCAGACACACCCCGCGTCGAGGTCCAGGTCTATGCCACGAAGCGCGTGCACCTCCTCGTCGTAGTAGAAGTGCACGTCGTCGAACTGGATTCCTGCAGACCCCATATCGACGCTCGTCCCGGCGCCATCGGATTGCAGGTCGGGCGCCAGAGGCGGCTGTCCGTCGTCGATGTGGGGCGACAGCTCGGCGACGACTTCTTCGAGCGTCAGGGGCAGCGGCTCGTCGTTCGGAAC
The DNA window shown above is from Haloarcula halobia and carries:
- a CDS encoding ABC transporter ATP-binding protein — protein: MALIELSDVRFNYRVQPDDEFALDGVSLSIEEGAFVGVTGPSDAGKSTLGRLLASYIPNYFEGTLEGSAVVGDQDVTETSIADMSDTVGLLFENPFDQLTGASTTVFEEVAFGLENMGVPREELIEISKEKLELTGISHLYDRNPQQLSGGQSQRLALASMLAMEPDVLVLDEPTSQLDPHGTEEVMQVIADLAAEGYTVVTISHDLAHLAPHLDRLLVVEEGQIAENDEPRTVFRNAESEWGFEVPATAVIGERLRELGKVPNDEPLPLTLEEVVAELSPHIDDGQPPLAPDLQSDGAGTSVDMGSAGIQFDDVHFYYDEEVHALRGIDLDLDAGCVCVIGQNGAGKSTFLKHLNGLLEPSEGKTTVNGLDTADHNISELAGEVALAFQNPNNQLFHNSIEAEVRYGPKNLGYDSDRIDELVDDAIQKMDLTDIRKKNPYDVGLARRKHIAVASVLAMDTPIVALDEPTGSQDVLGIDLLGDVVEMLVDEGKLVVVITHDVEFARDHGDRILALNQGDLLLDGPVRTVFGQEEQLARTDVKVPFVTRLASELGLSETVLTVDELFEYVK